Proteins encoded by one window of Terriglobales bacterium:
- a CDS encoding MG2 domain-containing protein, giving the protein MTIPYDADHPGAGELTVEVLDPEDHVLGEAKQSEIVARSRGSWRQEIKLAKPLAIDELVWERVRYRFEYGDGKHAAIEGTESISHIIRTPVIHILGQQSYLAGGEAAVRVIVTDTKNEIIPGRGSVQIELLKPNAKSTTLIMQDGPERESQDSRLLFTGRLNHRGTTEAQFRFPAGLTGSYQLRYLVDTSIGSSELTQNVRLDEKASILLTTEKPIYQPGQTIHMRILALDRSNHDAVASRKLTFEVEDSRGNKVFKRATQTDKFGVASAEFSLADEVNLGTYHVRALMGEADAPTNSAEIALNVERYVLPKFKVAVEFADKDNKAKHGYRPGDHVVGTVHANYFFGKPVDDAEIEVKASSMDVAIYDVGSSTGKTDTEGTYRFDLKLPMYFAGRAFDHGAARVLIEATVKDSAGHSETRGEPITVSDSPIVVTAVPEGGTLIPNLENQIFILTSYADGKPAKTNLTIHLDGGGDERVTSDEGGVAVVRMHAKSGTQTLKVDAADTQGNQASTDVKLEARTGDEQILLRTERAIYRAGDRIQLKVLSTKERGTAYIDVVKEGQTVLTRDVDLVNGQAELSLAATPDLAGTVDVNAYLFGRDARPVSDHRLVFVQPADELKIQASTDGAVYRPGDEARVHLRVTNSHGDGVSAALGLQVVDEAVFALAEKQPGFAKVFFYLEQEVMKPRYEIHSVGMQEIVEPAEESKLEQKDRAARALFSATELLDGNKFETEFGRTVPMTKYPEYFSRYQAAFRTQVEQLASRLTAEAKAEQTSDLAKVFEKLKQAQVREVHDSWGNELRLERASWFGGKGHYLVRSPGGDRQFYSADDMAAYLEIRRGIVAGPPDPNHIELKMEHDRGPFNGRAEIAGTVIDPSGAVVPGASVEVRTVGSGRKRIAHANNAGQFSLPALPPGEYTVQIISPDFQSAQMQGIALQARDRAVLSVTLQIGESTETVEVTAAAPAGIAGGVMGGIVGAVVPGRQFDRMEEFAQLRRAPAAPLPVMAKNSAVLVSAANKTDGSPAVHVRSYFPEALYINPEIITDKNGRASISIPLADSITTWRMAMLASTVRGALGSATSSVKVFQDFFVDLDMPVTLTQGDRVSIPVAVYNYSPAKGEVDLQLHEDKWFALVDDVSEKSVSVDSARVGGSQFTLEARHIGKFKLMLTANMKGDAARADVVVREIEVVPNGREQSVVFNGRLENQIEHEVSFPQTSIPEASKIFVRLYPGPLSQVVEGMDSLLRMPYGCFEQTSSTTYPNVLALDYMKRTKKLTPEVHAKAEGFIANGYQRLLTFEVPGGGFSWFGNAPANKVLTSYGLMEFYDMSKVHDVDPKLIQRTQQWLASQQQSDGSWKPDAGGISEGAINRYTKDVERITAYIAWSLENTGYQGPEVEKARRFVEDHMDGKMDAYTLAVIANFAVDYQKDLNFTRQAMQLLLDARTEKDDQAWWSAEETSVYATGASAAVETTGLAVQALLKWGEASETTRKALSYIAAKKDAAGTWGTTQATIMALRALLLSTEKGAANVRGTVEVLLNGKSVEKLDLTPQNNDLLHQFVFRNIDEKSPNSVQIHFNGKGGLAYQVVGSYFLPWEEKPMNEAMSIDVAYDRTHLAQNDIATATATIRNNLPKNANMVMVDLGIAPGFDLLSEDLQAYQEKSKGLKSGRLEKFSLTSTQAILYFDSFAPGETVKLRFRLRAKYPIRARTSRSRVYEYYDPHVSAVARPVQLEVRKS; this is encoded by the coding sequence ATGACCATCCCCTACGACGCCGACCATCCCGGCGCCGGAGAGCTCACAGTCGAGGTGCTCGACCCCGAAGACCATGTCTTGGGTGAGGCAAAGCAGAGCGAAATAGTCGCGCGCTCGCGCGGAAGCTGGCGACAGGAGATCAAATTAGCAAAGCCGCTCGCCATCGATGAACTCGTCTGGGAGCGCGTACGCTACCGCTTCGAATACGGCGACGGCAAGCATGCGGCAATTGAAGGCACTGAATCCATTTCGCACATAATACGCACGCCTGTGATCCATATTCTTGGGCAGCAGTCCTATCTCGCGGGTGGCGAGGCTGCCGTGCGCGTCATCGTTACCGACACGAAGAACGAAATCATTCCCGGACGCGGATCGGTACAGATCGAGCTGCTCAAGCCGAATGCAAAATCCACAACACTAATAATGCAGGACGGCCCTGAACGTGAGTCGCAAGACTCGCGTCTATTGTTCACCGGCCGTCTGAATCACCGTGGCACAACGGAAGCTCAGTTCCGTTTCCCTGCGGGCCTGACCGGCAGTTATCAACTGAGATATTTGGTCGACACCTCAATTGGCTCGTCGGAACTTACTCAGAATGTTCGGCTGGATGAGAAAGCGTCAATCCTGCTGACTACCGAAAAGCCCATCTATCAGCCCGGGCAGACCATTCACATGCGCATTCTGGCGCTGGACCGCTCGAATCACGATGCGGTCGCGAGCCGAAAGCTCACCTTCGAAGTGGAAGACTCACGCGGTAATAAAGTTTTTAAGAGAGCAACGCAGACCGACAAATTCGGAGTCGCGTCCGCGGAATTTTCTCTGGCCGATGAGGTGAATCTCGGCACGTATCATGTGCGCGCGTTGATGGGAGAAGCTGACGCGCCAACGAACTCAGCAGAAATCGCTTTGAATGTCGAGCGTTATGTTTTGCCGAAGTTCAAGGTGGCGGTCGAGTTTGCGGACAAAGACAACAAGGCGAAGCACGGATACCGTCCGGGCGATCACGTAGTAGGCACGGTTCATGCCAACTACTTTTTCGGCAAGCCGGTTGACGACGCCGAGATCGAAGTCAAAGCATCATCGATGGATGTCGCCATCTACGATGTCGGTTCAAGCACAGGGAAAACCGATACCGAGGGCACGTATCGGTTCGATCTCAAATTGCCCATGTACTTCGCCGGACGTGCGTTCGACCATGGCGCTGCGCGCGTTCTGATCGAGGCCACGGTTAAGGATTCCGCCGGCCATTCGGAAACGCGCGGCGAGCCCATTACCGTGAGTGATTCGCCAATCGTTGTCACCGCAGTTCCGGAAGGCGGGACGTTGATTCCCAATCTGGAAAACCAAATATTCATTCTGACCTCATATGCTGACGGAAAGCCTGCAAAAACGAATCTCACCATCCATCTGGATGGGGGCGGCGACGAGCGGGTGACTAGCGACGAAGGCGGAGTCGCCGTCGTCCGAATGCATGCCAAATCCGGAACGCAGACGCTGAAAGTTGATGCCGCTGATACCCAAGGCAATCAAGCATCTACCGACGTAAAGCTCGAAGCCCGCACCGGTGATGAACAGATTCTGCTGCGCACCGAACGCGCGATTTATCGTGCCGGCGATCGCATTCAACTGAAGGTTCTGTCCACGAAGGAACGGGGAACCGCATACATCGATGTGGTGAAAGAAGGCCAGACCGTCCTGACGCGAGACGTGGACCTCGTGAATGGACAAGCTGAGCTGTCGCTGGCGGCCACGCCCGATCTTGCAGGCACGGTGGACGTCAATGCGTACCTGTTTGGCCGCGATGCGCGACCCGTAAGTGATCATCGCCTGGTCTTCGTACAGCCAGCCGACGAGTTAAAGATCCAGGCGTCCACCGACGGCGCGGTATACAGACCCGGCGACGAAGCCAGAGTTCACCTGCGGGTTACAAATTCGCATGGAGATGGCGTCAGTGCCGCTTTGGGATTGCAGGTCGTCGACGAGGCCGTCTTCGCGTTGGCGGAAAAGCAGCCTGGATTCGCCAAGGTCTTCTTCTATCTCGAACAGGAAGTGATGAAGCCTCGCTATGAGATCCACTCCGTCGGAATGCAGGAGATCGTCGAGCCTGCCGAGGAATCAAAGCTCGAGCAGAAAGATCGTGCGGCGCGTGCTCTGTTCTCGGCGACTGAGCTGCTGGACGGAAATAAGTTCGAAACGGAGTTTGGTCGCACTGTGCCGATGACGAAGTATCCCGAGTATTTCAGCCGTTATCAGGCAGCGTTTCGAACGCAGGTGGAACAGCTGGCGAGTCGTCTGACTGCTGAGGCAAAGGCGGAGCAGACCTCCGACCTGGCAAAAGTCTTCGAGAAATTGAAGCAAGCACAGGTGCGGGAAGTGCACGATTCATGGGGAAACGAACTTCGTTTGGAGCGAGCAAGCTGGTTTGGTGGCAAGGGTCACTATCTTGTGCGCAGTCCCGGTGGCGACCGGCAGTTTTATTCTGCCGATGATATGGCGGCTTACCTTGAGATTCGCCGTGGAATTGTCGCCGGACCTCCCGATCCGAATCACATTGAATTGAAGATGGAGCACGACCGCGGGCCGTTCAACGGTCGTGCCGAGATTGCGGGAACAGTAATCGATCCCAGCGGAGCGGTGGTTCCCGGCGCGAGTGTTGAGGTACGCACCGTGGGCAGCGGCAGAAAGCGCATAGCTCACGCCAACAATGCGGGACAGTTCAGTCTTCCCGCGCTGCCTCCCGGCGAATATACGGTTCAGATCATCTCGCCGGATTTCCAAAGCGCCCAGATGCAGGGAATCGCTCTTCAAGCTCGAGACCGGGCGGTGCTTTCGGTCACTCTGCAGATTGGTGAGTCGACAGAGACCGTTGAAGTCACTGCCGCCGCCCCGGCTGGGATTGCGGGAGGAGTCATGGGCGGAATTGTCGGTGCAGTGGTACCCGGCCGTCAGTTCGACAGAATGGAGGAATTTGCCCAGCTGCGAAGAGCTCCAGCCGCTCCTTTACCGGTGATGGCGAAAAATAGTGCCGTACTCGTAAGCGCAGCTAATAAGACCGATGGCTCACCAGCAGTACATGTACGGTCCTACTTTCCGGAAGCGCTTTATATCAATCCCGAGATCATTACCGACAAAAACGGACGCGCCAGCATCTCGATTCCACTCGCTGATTCGATTACCACGTGGCGCATGGCCATGTTGGCCTCTACGGTGCGCGGAGCGCTGGGGAGCGCAACCTCGAGCGTAAAAGTCTTTCAGGACTTCTTCGTCGATCTCGACATGCCGGTCACGCTCACGCAAGGGGATCGAGTTTCGATTCCCGTTGCGGTGTACAACTATTCGCCTGCGAAAGGCGAGGTCGACCTCCAGTTACACGAGGACAAATGGTTCGCGCTCGTTGACGATGTCTCTGAGAAGAGCGTGTCTGTGGATTCTGCTCGTGTGGGTGGATCGCAGTTCACTCTGGAAGCCAGGCACATCGGCAAATTCAAGCTGATGCTGACGGCGAACATGAAAGGCGATGCGGCTCGCGCCGACGTTGTGGTTCGCGAGATCGAAGTCGTGCCCAATGGCCGCGAGCAGAGCGTTGTGTTCAACGGGCGTCTTGAGAACCAGATCGAGCACGAGGTCAGTTTCCCCCAAACCTCCATTCCTGAAGCGAGCAAGATCTTCGTCCGGCTCTATCCCGGGCCGCTGAGTCAGGTGGTCGAAGGCATGGATAGTCTGCTGCGTATGCCTTATGGCTGTTTCGAGCAAACTTCTTCAACCACGTATCCCAACGTTCTCGCTCTCGATTACATGAAACGCACAAAGAAGCTCACTCCTGAAGTCCACGCGAAAGCCGAAGGATTCATCGCCAACGGCTACCAGCGGCTGCTGACCTTCGAAGTGCCGGGCGGCGGGTTTTCCTGGTTTGGGAACGCTCCGGCCAACAAGGTCCTGACGTCGTATGGGCTGATGGAGTTCTACGACATGTCGAAGGTCCATGACGTGGATCCCAAACTGATCCAGCGCACGCAACAATGGCTCGCATCGCAGCAGCAGTCGGATGGAAGTTGGAAGCCGGACGCTGGCGGCATTAGCGAGGGTGCAATCAATCGTTACACGAAAGACGTCGAGAGGATCACCGCTTACATCGCCTGGTCTCTCGAAAATACAGGCTATCAGGGACCTGAAGTGGAAAAAGCGAGGCGCTTTGTTGAGGACCACATGGACGGCAAGATGGATGCGTACACTCTGGCCGTGATCGCAAACTTCGCGGTCGATTATCAGAAAGACCTAAATTTCACACGCCAGGCCATGCAGCTTCTGCTCGATGCTCGCACCGAAAAAGACGACCAGGCTTGGTGGAGCGCAGAAGAGACCAGCGTCTATGCAACCGGCGCCAGCGCAGCGGTCGAGACCACGGGCCTCGCCGTTCAAGCACTTCTCAAATGGGGAGAGGCATCGGAGACCACACGTAAAGCCCTTAGTTACATCGCCGCAAAGAAAGATGCCGCCGGTACCTGGGGCACGACGCAGGCTACGATCATGGCATTGCGTGCGCTGCTCCTCAGTACCGAAAAGGGAGCGGCTAACGTTCGCGGCACGGTCGAGGTGCTCCTCAACGGCAAATCCGTTGAGAAGCTCGACTTGACTCCTCAGAACAATGATCTGCTCCACCAGTTTGTCTTTAGGAACATCGACGAGAAGAGTCCCAATTCGGTACAAATCCACTTCAATGGAAAAGGAGGCCTGGCCTATCAGGTGGTTGGAAGCTATTTTCTGCCTTGGGAGGAGAAGCCGATGAACGAAGCCATGTCGATCGACGTGGCGTATGACCGAACCCATCTCGCCCAGAACGATATCGCAACCGCTACCGCGACCATCAGGAACAATCTTCCCAAAAACGCGAATATGGTGATGGTCGATCTCGGCATCGCCCCAGGATTCGACCTGCTCAGTGAAGACTTGCAGGCGTATCAGGAGAAGAGTAAGGGACTCAAGAGCGGACGGCTGGAGAAGTTCAGTCTCACATCGACTCAAGCTATCCTGTATTTCGATTCCTTCGCTCCCGGCGAGACAGTCAAGCTGCGCTTCCGCCTGCGAGCGAAATATCCGATCCGCGCTCGCACCTCCCGATCGCGGGTGTATGAGTACTACGATCCGCACGTAAGCGCGGTAGCGCGTCCCGTACAGTTGGAAGTTCGAAAGTCGTGA